The Rhizoctonia solani chromosome 14, complete sequence genome has a segment encoding these proteins:
- a CDS encoding Retrotransposable element Tf2 protein produces the protein MLPKPVFANLAFVTPEKELQCQIEAALDQDKSLEEILQFLSQLSLDLWFKGLKYSSIPLQPLELPIRPWQHVSYNMIVDLPKDGNSNSILVIVDSFTKYVILVECSKKLKALELADLFLQHIWKRYSMPKKTVSDCGRVFNNKFLRALYQRLGIDPHFSLAYHPQSNGQTEQVNPTVEHFLQAYSGINQKDWVKWLPMAEFAYNNTVHSSTGKSLFKALYGWEPSLTPSNVPTNVPEADDLATQMEAQWQEIEAALWQSKTHMTAGETGEPTSFEIGEEAWLDAKNIKLKTLSPKLTEQCLGPFKVTKKISDRAYRLRLLPSMRIHNIFYVGLLSKVKQDKNQAFENCPPPVTVDGEEEYKVEGITDAEERNRTWFFRVKWKGYGSEENMWEPQENLKNTGKILKKYEEEMRKKALRGGAVL, from the exons ATGTTGCCCAAACccgtctttgccaatcttgcctTTGTAACACCAGAAAAGGAACTCCAATGCCAGATTGAAGCAGCCCTtgaccaagacaaatcctTGGAGGAGATACTCCAATTcctgtcacaactcagcttggacctatggttcaaggggcttaaa TACTCCTCAATACCACTGCAACCCCTGGAACTCCCTATTAGACCCTGGCAGCACGTAtcttacaacatgattgtagatTTACCCAAAGACGGCAATAGCAACTCCatcttggtcattgtggatagtttcACCAAATACGTCATCCTGGTggaatgctccaagaaactcaaggccCTGGAATTAGCGGACCTCTTCCTACAACACATCTGGAAACGCTACAGCATGCCCAAGAAGACAGTATCAGATTGcggaagggtcttcaataataAGTTCCTCAGGGCACTGTACCAGCGGTTAGGAATAGACCcacacttctccttggcgtaccacccccagagcaatgGTCAGACGGAACAGGTAAACCCCACAGTTGAACATTTTCTACAAGCTTACTCAGGGATTAACCAAAAGGattgggtcaaatggttacctatggcggaatttgcctacaataACACGGTACACAGTAGCACTGGCAAATCCCTGTTCAAAGCActatatggatgggaaccatCACTTACCCCAAGTAATGTCCCAACCAAtgttccagaagcagatgaccTGGCCACCCAAATGGAAGCTCAATGGCAAGAAATAGAAGCGGCCCTctggcaatcaaagacacatATGACAGctggagaaacaggagaaccCACCAgttttgagattggagaagaggcctgGCTGGATGCCAAGAACATCAAGCTAAAAACCCtaagtcccaagctaacagAGCAATGCCTGGGGCCCTTCAAAGTAACCAAGAAGATCTCTGACCGCGCATACCGCTTAAGACTTCTGCCTTCtatgagaatccacaacatcttctatgtaggattGTTGTCCAAAGTAAAACAAGACAAGAATCAAGCCTTTGAGAACTGCCCACCACCTGTCACTGTGGacggagaggaagaatacaaggttgaaGGCATAACGGATGCAGAAGAACGGAACAGAACCTGGTTCTtcagggtcaaatggaaaggctatggatcagaagagAACATGTGGGAACCCCAggagaacctcaaaaacaCGGGaaaaattttgaaaaagtatgaagaagaaatgagaaagaaggcccttagaggaggggcagtgttgtag
- a CDS encoding Retrotransposable element Tf2 protein codes for MAVEYLGIIVLDKGFSLDKLKIQAVQKWPTPTKVKEVQLFLGHMARPLHNLVKKDTPWQWSTKEQEAFQGLKDTITNALVLCHADPSKPYFLETDASGAALGSILSQRQEDGWLHPLGFLSESFKGAKQNYDMHNKELLAIIRSFEYWRIFLEGMAHPIMVFTDHQNLEYWKESRTFNRRHA; via the exons aTGGCTGTGGAATACTTGGGGATCATTGTATTGGATAAGGGCTTTAGTTTagataagctcaagatccaggccgTACAAAAATGGCCAACTCCCACTAAAGTCAAGGAggtccaattgttcctagg ccacatggccaggccgttacataacctggtcaagaaagatACGCCCTGGCAATGGAGCACTAAGGAACAAGAGGCCTTCCAAGGACTGAAGGACACCATCACCAATGCCCTGGTATTATGTCACGCAGACCCATCCAAACCCTACTTTTTAGaaacagacgcctcaggAGCAGCactaggttccatactcagccaacgtcAGGAAGACGGCTGGCTCCACCCACTAGGCTttctgtcagaatcattcaagggtgccaagcagaactatgacatgcacaacaaggaactacttgcaatcatccgctcctttgagtactggcgcatcttcttggaaggaatgGCTCACCCAATCAtggtcttcacggatcatcaaaacctggaatattggaaggagtccagAACCTTTAACCGCCGCCATGCATGA